In one Bradyrhizobium sp. 4 genomic region, the following are encoded:
- a CDS encoding L,D-transpeptidase: MRNLMTTAQSTVAMRRWGPPGIVTLAAMLAFAAVGPATAAKQARQPAEAVAPREAGEPIMAIVSIKSQQVTFYDAEGWIFRAPVSTGTTGRETPAGVFAIVEKDKDHHSTMYDDAWMPNMQRITWNGIALHGGPLPGYAASHGCVRMPFGFAEGLFDKTNIGMRVIISPNDAAPIDIVHPALFMPKRDAIAAAPGQIGKLSGEAEEATRAADEAKKAATLAAKEAASLPASLRKLEQQKTRADAELAFADKQLATAKTDQARAKAEELKQKAATKAADAATQLDAAKAAAQPKRDAVAATKEAAKAAAARKADAVKAATDAKLALEPVSVYISRATQKLYVRRNTHKPAPDGGGEVFDTSIEVPVTIRNPDQPLGTHIFTAMAKNDTGLRWSVVTIEDGDNARNALDRITIPQEVLDRIAPTALPRSSIIISDEPLSSETNYRTEFVAVLSNQPQGGFITRKPTAPPMAMASDDGWDNGGNGFGFFFQRDPNPQPVNPRRRGQYQYYQPAQPMQRGFW; encoded by the coding sequence ATGAGAAACCTGATGACAACGGCGCAATCCACCGTGGCGATGCGGCGTTGGGGGCCTCCCGGAATTGTGACCTTGGCGGCGATGCTCGCCTTTGCGGCCGTGGGCCCGGCGACCGCGGCCAAGCAGGCGCGTCAGCCGGCCGAGGCGGTGGCGCCCCGCGAGGCCGGCGAGCCGATCATGGCGATCGTCTCGATCAAGAGCCAGCAGGTCACCTTCTATGACGCCGAGGGCTGGATTTTTCGCGCGCCGGTGTCCACCGGCACGACGGGACGCGAGACGCCGGCCGGCGTTTTCGCCATCGTCGAGAAGGACAAGGACCACCACTCGACCATGTATGACGACGCCTGGATGCCGAACATGCAGCGCATCACCTGGAACGGCATCGCGCTGCATGGCGGGCCGCTGCCCGGCTACGCCGCTTCCCATGGCTGCGTGCGGATGCCGTTCGGCTTCGCGGAGGGCCTGTTCGACAAGACCAACATCGGGATGCGCGTGATCATCTCGCCGAACGACGCGGCCCCGATCGACATCGTTCATCCCGCATTGTTCATGCCGAAGCGGGACGCCATTGCGGCGGCGCCGGGCCAGATCGGCAAGCTCTCCGGCGAGGCCGAGGAGGCCACAAGGGCTGCCGACGAGGCCAAGAAGGCCGCGACTTTGGCCGCGAAAGAGGCGGCCTCGCTGCCGGCCTCGCTGCGCAAGCTGGAACAGCAGAAGACCCGCGCCGACGCCGAGCTCGCCTTCGCCGACAAGCAGCTCGCGACCGCCAAGACCGATCAGGCCCGCGCCAAGGCCGAGGAGCTGAAGCAGAAGGCCGCCACCAAGGCCGCCGACGCGGCGACGCAGCTCGATGCCGCCAAGGCCGCCGCACAGCCGAAGCGCGATGCGGTCGCTGCCACGAAAGAGGCGGCCAAGGCGGCAGCGGCCAGGAAGGCCGACGCCGTGAAGGCTGCGACCGACGCAAAGCTCGCGCTCGAACCGGTCTCGGTCTACATCAGCCGCGCGACGCAGAAGCTCTATGTGCGGCGGAACACGCACAAGCCGGCACCGGACGGCGGCGGCGAGGTGTTCGACACCAGCATCGAGGTTCCCGTCACGATCCGCAATCCGGATCAACCGCTCGGCACGCATATCTTCACGGCGATGGCGAAGAACGACACCGGCCTGCGCTGGAGCGTGGTCACGATCGAAGACGGCGACAACGCCAGGAACGCGCTCGATCGCATCACCATCCCGCAGGAGGTGCTCGATCGCATCGCCCCGACCGCGTTGCCGCGGTCCTCGATCATCATCTCGGACGAGCCGCTGAGCAGCGAGACCAACTACCGCACCGAGTTCGTCGCGGTGCTGAGCAACCAGCCCCAGGGCGGTTTCATCACGCGCAAGCCGACCGCGCCTCCGATGGCCATGGCGAGCGACGACGGCTGGGACAATGGCGGCAACGGTTTCGGCTTCTTCTTCCAGCGCGATCCGAACCCGCAGCCCGTCAATCCGCGCCGGCGTGGCCAGTATCAATACTATCAGCCGGCACAGCCGATGCAGCGGGGCTTCTGGTAG
- a CDS encoding class I SAM-dependent methyltransferase yields the protein MSNTDKVFAGSIPKLYDEYLVPMIFAVYADDIARRVAARSPSVLLEIAAGTGAVTRAVAAALPRGVRYVATDLNEPMLAVAAQRQADDDRISWRQADGSALPFDDAAFDVVCCQFGAMFFPDRVKAFGEVKRVLKDGGTFVFNVWDRIEDNVLTHEATVALEKLFPDDPPRFMARTPHGYHDKAVIRTDLERAGFRDISIETRAEISRAPSPEHVAIALCQGTPLRSEIEARDASKLQAATDIVAEAIRTRHGSGPIEGKIQAIVIEARR from the coding sequence ATGTCCAACACTGACAAGGTTTTCGCCGGCTCGATCCCGAAACTTTACGACGAATATCTGGTGCCGATGATCTTCGCCGTCTACGCCGACGACATCGCAAGACGTGTCGCGGCCCGATCTCCTTCCGTGCTGCTCGAGATCGCGGCAGGCACCGGCGCCGTGACGCGCGCGGTGGCGGCGGCGCTGCCGCGCGGCGTCCGTTATGTCGCCACCGACCTCAACGAGCCGATGCTCGCCGTCGCGGCGCAGCGTCAGGCAGATGACGATCGCATTTCGTGGCGCCAGGCCGACGGATCGGCCCTGCCCTTCGACGATGCCGCCTTCGACGTGGTCTGCTGCCAATTCGGCGCCATGTTCTTTCCGGATCGCGTCAAGGCTTTCGGCGAAGTGAAGCGCGTCCTGAAGGATGGCGGCACGTTCGTGTTCAACGTCTGGGATCGCATCGAGGACAATGTGCTGACGCATGAAGCAACCGTCGCACTCGAAAAGCTGTTTCCCGACGACCCGCCCCGTTTCATGGCCCGGACGCCGCACGGCTATCACGACAAGGCGGTCATCAGAACCGACCTCGAACGCGCAGGCTTCCGTGACATATCGATCGAAACGCGAGCTGAAATAAGCCGCGCGCCGTCGCCCGAGCACGTCGCGATCGCGCTCTGCCAGGGCACGCCGCTGCGCAGCGAGATCGAGGCACGCGATGCCAGCAAGCTTCAGGCTGCGACCGACATCGTCGCCGAGGCGATCCGAACGCGCCATGGGTCCGGACCGATCGAGGGCAAGATCCAGGCTATCGTGATCGAGGCGCGGCGATAG
- a CDS encoding VOC family protein, giving the protein MSRIFGAVRQNGYVVRDIHAAMKHWIEVMGVGPWYYLDRVKTDWFRHRGENSAVEMSIALANSGDLQIELIQQRNDAPSLYREFLESGHEGLQHMSYWSHDYQALYDRALGLGYRIGHEGQIGGDKGRFAYFDTQAHPGTVIEISDISGTKGPFFDKVRQAALSWDGTRPIREVGGSR; this is encoded by the coding sequence ATGAGCCGCATCTTCGGCGCGGTGCGCCAGAACGGATATGTGGTGCGGGACATCCACGCCGCGATGAAGCACTGGATCGAGGTGATGGGCGTCGGTCCGTGGTACTATTTGGACCGCGTCAAGACCGACTGGTTTCGCCATCGCGGCGAAAACTCTGCCGTCGAGATGAGCATCGCGCTGGCCAATTCCGGCGATCTCCAGATCGAGCTGATCCAGCAGCGCAACGACGCGCCCTCGCTGTACAGGGAGTTCCTCGAGTCCGGCCACGAAGGCCTTCAGCACATGTCCTACTGGAGCCACGACTACCAGGCGCTCTACGACAGGGCGCTCGGGCTCGGCTACAGGATCGGCCACGAGGGCCAGATCGGCGGCGACAAGGGGCGCTTTGCCTATTTCGACACCCAGGCCCATCCGGGCACCGTGATCGAGATCTCCGACATCAGCGGCACCAAGGGGCCGTTCTTCGACAAGGTCCGGCAGGCTGCTTTGAGCTGGGACGGCACGCGGCCGATCCGCGAGGTCGGTGGGAGCCGATGA
- a CDS encoding tripartite tricarboxylate transporter substrate binding protein codes for MARFVHFRLLRAATLSLVVTSSAMLPARAEDPAAYPTHKIRMLLPYAAGGGGDVIGRLLGDRMGKTLGQSVYIENHTGAAGTLGTQMVAASANDGYTITVGGMTTHVLAPAIYPKLPYDSIKDFTTIGRIGTSSIMLVATKDFAANDIKGLIALAKKGEPIQYGSWGVGSTGQFCAEILMQQTGIKMDHVPFNGIAKLAGDLLGGHISLATLDMATATPLVKDGSIKALAACGERSPSLPDVASYKEQGVPFDRSLSWAMYAPAGLAEPIARKLSAALKDALADDEVKQKLLGLGITPQFVPGDEQRDINARDIAAWKQVAKDAGIEVK; via the coding sequence ATGGCGCGCTTCGTCCATTTTCGTCTGCTGCGCGCCGCGACATTGTCATTGGTCGTAACGTCCTCGGCAATGCTGCCTGCGCGCGCCGAGGACCCGGCCGCCTATCCCACCCACAAGATCAGGATGCTGCTGCCTTATGCGGCCGGTGGCGGCGGCGACGTGATCGGGCGGCTGCTCGGCGACAGGATGGGCAAGACGCTCGGACAGAGCGTCTATATCGAGAACCACACCGGGGCTGCCGGCACGCTCGGCACCCAGATGGTCGCGGCGTCGGCGAACGACGGCTACACCATCACCGTCGGCGGCATGACCACCCATGTGCTGGCGCCGGCGATCTATCCGAAACTGCCCTACGATTCGATCAAGGATTTCACCACGATCGGGCGCATCGGCACGTCCTCGATCATGCTGGTGGCGACCAAGGATTTTGCCGCCAACGACATCAAGGGCCTGATCGCGCTGGCCAAGAAGGGCGAGCCGATCCAGTACGGAAGCTGGGGCGTGGGCTCGACCGGACAATTCTGCGCGGAAATCCTGATGCAGCAGACCGGAATCAAGATGGACCACGTGCCGTTCAACGGCATCGCCAAACTGGCCGGCGATCTGCTCGGCGGCCACATCTCGCTGGCGACACTCGACATGGCGACCGCGACGCCGCTGGTGAAGGACGGTTCGATCAAGGCGCTGGCCGCCTGCGGCGAGCGTTCGCCGAGCCTGCCGGATGTCGCCAGCTACAAGGAACAAGGCGTGCCGTTCGACCGCAGCCTGTCCTGGGCGATGTATGCGCCTGCGGGACTTGCCGAGCCGATCGCAAGAAAGCTGTCAGCGGCACTGAAGGACGCGCTCGCCGATGACGAGGTGAAGCAGAAGCTGCTGGGGCTCGGCATCACGCCGCAATTCGTGCCGGGCGACGAGCAGCGTGACATCAACGCGCGCGACATCGCGGCCTGGAAGCAGGTTGCCAAGGACGCGGGCATTGAAGTGAAGTGA
- a CDS encoding TetR/AcrR family transcriptional regulator: MAVHTTSAAEAAAPTTRARILAEALDLFAQSGYGGASMRELARRVGIRESSLYNHFAGKAAILEAIVSEHGPASSASRLEELRYKQLARQPAAFCRQFALDLVEQWSDPREHQFQKVITAERNRVPGIRAKFADHFYAREQSMMTDYFRGFALAGLVSTPDPRETARLFAAGLIYIRLEHYVMGAAPSPRPKVIEAIDRYLAFFLSLIAADGGTRDNKKRKAKGETRGKAAPD; the protein is encoded by the coding sequence ATGGCTGTCCACACCACCAGCGCGGCGGAAGCGGCTGCGCCCACGACCCGCGCGCGCATCCTCGCCGAGGCGCTCGATCTGTTCGCGCAGAGCGGCTATGGCGGCGCCTCGATGCGCGAGCTCGCGCGTCGCGTCGGCATTCGCGAGAGCAGCCTCTACAATCACTTCGCCGGCAAGGCCGCGATCCTCGAGGCCATCGTCAGCGAGCACGGTCCGGCCAGCTCGGCGAGCCGGCTGGAAGAGCTGCGCTACAAGCAGCTCGCACGCCAGCCCGCCGCGTTCTGCCGCCAGTTTGCATTGGACCTCGTCGAGCAATGGTCCGATCCGCGCGAGCACCAGTTCCAGAAAGTCATCACCGCCGAGCGCAATCGCGTGCCCGGCATTCGCGCCAAATTCGCCGATCATTTTTATGCGCGCGAGCAGAGCATGATGACGGATTATTTCCGCGGCTTTGCGCTCGCCGGCCTGGTCTCGACGCCGGACCCGCGCGAGACCGCGCGGCTGTTCGCCGCCGGGCTGATCTACATCCGTCTCGAGCATTACGTGATGGGCGCGGCACCGTCGCCGCGGCCGAAGGTGATCGAGGCGATCGACCGCTATCTCGCCTTCTTCCTTTCGCTGATCGCGGCGGATGGCGGGACGCGAGACAACAAGAAACGAAAAGCCAAGGGAGAGACTCGTGGCAAGGCTGCCCCTGATTGA
- a CDS encoding carboxymuconolactone decarboxylase family protein: MARLPLIDPETTSGDIRASFDRMPVKLNIFRMMAHAEANMIPAMRLGNSILHKQKLSAVSRELLILQAAQLEGGAYEWRQHVPIALGVGCTQAQIDAVERADYDAAGLSEAECALLKFGREVVENVRVPEAIFAAMREHFSDQEIVESIVALGFYMMMARVTEATETDLDPAAGMAVYDGGKKPGA; the protein is encoded by the coding sequence GTGGCAAGGCTGCCCCTGATTGATCCGGAGACGACCAGCGGCGACATCCGCGCCTCGTTCGACCGCATGCCGGTCAAGCTGAATATTTTCCGCATGATGGCCCATGCCGAGGCCAACATGATCCCGGCGATGCGGCTCGGCAATTCGATCCTGCACAAGCAGAAGCTCAGCGCGGTCAGTCGCGAGCTCCTGATCCTCCAGGCCGCCCAGCTCGAAGGCGGCGCCTATGAATGGCGCCAGCACGTGCCGATCGCGCTCGGCGTAGGCTGCACGCAAGCGCAGATCGACGCGGTCGAGCGCGCCGATTACGATGCCGCCGGCTTGAGCGAGGCCGAGTGCGCGCTGCTGAAATTCGGCCGCGAAGTGGTCGAGAACGTCCGCGTTCCCGAGGCGATCTTCGCCGCCATGCGCGAGCATTTCAGCGACCAGGAGATCGTCGAATCCATCGTCGCCCTCGGCTTCTATATGATGATGGCGCGCGTCACCGAGGCGACCGAAACCGATCTCGATCCCGCGGCCGGCATGGCGGTCTATGACGGCGGCAAGAAGCCGGGCGCCTGA
- a CDS encoding SDR family oxidoreductase has product MTDTDSKRDRYVRPPSAESLGEAPGRGRLRGRRILIVGGGQRVFDAATDPIGNGRAMSILSAREGARVAVADLNRTSAEHTVKRITDEGGEAFAIAADVTSEADVLRMIDEAHRAMGGLDGMVLNIGTFSKVGLDAVSPEEWNAIYDVNVRGPMLCCRAGLPKFDSGGSIVFISSIAALKAGSQMAVYDSSKAALGGLMRNIAHLGSRRGIRANLVYPGLVDTPNGREAGAGRPNRGKGHVPFGRQATAWEIAYAVLFFLSDESVYVTAQTLAVDSGLSGM; this is encoded by the coding sequence ATGACGGATACCGATAGCAAGCGGGACCGTTACGTCCGCCCGCCGAGTGCGGAGTCGCTGGGCGAAGCGCCGGGGAGGGGACGCCTTAGGGGCCGCCGCATCCTGATCGTCGGCGGTGGCCAGCGTGTGTTCGACGCCGCCACCGATCCGATCGGCAACGGCCGCGCCATGAGCATTCTGTCCGCGCGTGAGGGCGCCAGGGTTGCGGTCGCCGACCTCAACCGAACCTCGGCCGAGCACACCGTCAAGCGCATCACCGACGAAGGCGGTGAAGCCTTTGCGATTGCCGCCGACGTCACGTCGGAGGCCGACGTCCTGCGCATGATCGACGAGGCGCATCGCGCCATGGGCGGGCTCGACGGCATGGTGCTCAACATCGGCACCTTCAGCAAAGTCGGGCTCGATGCCGTCAGCCCCGAGGAGTGGAATGCGATCTACGACGTCAACGTTCGCGGCCCGATGCTGTGCTGCCGCGCAGGCCTGCCGAAATTCGACAGCGGCGGATCGATCGTCTTCATCTCCTCCATCGCCGCGCTGAAAGCCGGCTCGCAGATGGCGGTGTATGATTCATCGAAAGCCGCGCTCGGCGGCCTCATGCGCAACATCGCCCATCTCGGGTCGCGCCGCGGCATCCGCGCCAACCTGGTCTATCCCGGCCTCGTCGACACCCCGAACGGCCGCGAGGCCGGCGCCGGCCGACCCAACCGTGGCAAGGGCCATGTCCCGTTCGGCCGCCAGGCCACCGCCTGGGAGATCGCCTATGCCGTGCTGTTCTTCCTCTCGGACGAGAGTGTCTACGTCACCGCGCAGACGCTCGCGGTCGATAGCGGCCTGAGCGGGATGTGA
- a CDS encoding DoxX family protein translates to MITDQRMQAGGGLPSLGLLVDKANHLVQTIASPSVVQLVLRIALAVPFWRSGMLKWAGFLRLNDTAVTLFSDEFMLHLPGGPYHYPAPTVMAFLSGCGEIMFPILLLLGLGTRFAALGLLFMTIIVELTVPDGWPIHITWAAMALGIMAYGPGRVSLDHLICRARAPGP, encoded by the coding sequence ATGATCACGGACCAACGCATGCAGGCGGGCGGCGGCCTGCCCTCACTCGGACTCCTCGTCGATAAGGCCAATCATCTCGTGCAGACCATCGCCTCGCCGTCAGTCGTTCAGCTCGTGCTCCGCATCGCGCTGGCGGTGCCGTTCTGGCGTTCCGGCATGCTCAAATGGGCAGGCTTCCTCAGGCTCAACGACACCGCGGTGACGTTGTTCAGCGACGAGTTCATGCTGCATCTGCCGGGCGGGCCCTATCACTATCCGGCGCCGACCGTCATGGCCTTTCTCTCCGGATGCGGGGAAATCATGTTCCCGATCCTCCTCCTGCTCGGCCTCGGCACGCGGTTTGCGGCGCTCGGACTGCTGTTCATGACTATCATCGTCGAGCTGACCGTGCCTGACGGCTGGCCGATCCACATCACCTGGGCGGCGATGGCGCTCGGCATCATGGCCTACGGGCCGGGACGCGTCTCGCTGGACCACCTGATCTGCCGAGCGCGCGCCCCCGGGCCATAG
- a CDS encoding DNA-binding domain-containing protein: MPPEPDLCFAAAFAPALLDPVRPAPEIVTGPNGKANGKRYDVYRNNVTVSLIDALAAIYPAVQRITGAGFFRAMARFHVRLTPPISPLLFDYGRDFPAFIAQYEHAQMMPWLADVARIERAWLDAYHAADAAPLSPAQLAAVAPDRLGDLVLLPHPATRIVRSQFAAVTIFAANRDTSPVGRIDAATPEDALVTRAEFDAVVRHLPPGGAVFASSLMSGRPLGEAAARALDAAADFDIASNITGLIEAGAFTSFAFGDV, encoded by the coding sequence ATGCCGCCTGAGCCTGACCTTTGCTTTGCCGCAGCCTTTGCACCGGCGCTGCTGGACCCGGTGCGCCCTGCGCCCGAGATCGTGACCGGCCCGAACGGCAAGGCCAATGGCAAGCGCTACGACGTCTACCGCAACAACGTCACGGTCAGCCTGATCGACGCGCTCGCCGCGATCTATCCGGCGGTGCAGCGCATCACCGGCGCCGGCTTCTTCCGTGCCATGGCGCGCTTCCACGTTCGCCTGACGCCACCGATCTCACCCCTGCTGTTCGACTACGGCCGCGACTTCCCCGCCTTCATCGCGCAATATGAACATGCGCAGATGATGCCATGGCTCGCAGATGTCGCACGCATCGAGCGAGCCTGGCTCGATGCCTATCACGCCGCCGACGCCGCACCGCTGTCGCCGGCGCAGCTTGCCGCTGTTGCGCCGGATCGGCTGGGCGATCTCGTTCTCCTACCGCACCCGGCGACGAGAATCGTGCGGTCGCAATTCGCGGCGGTGACGATATTCGCCGCCAACCGCGACACGTCGCCGGTCGGGCGCATCGACGCTGCGACACCGGAAGACGCGTTGGTCACGCGCGCCGAATTCGATGCCGTGGTCCGGCACCTGCCGCCGGGCGGAGCAGTATTCGCGAGCAGCCTGATGTCGGGTCGGCCGCTCGGCGAGGCCGCCGCACGCGCGCTGGACGCGGCGGCCGACTTCGACATCGCTTCGAACATCACCGGCCTGATCGAGGCGGGCGCCTTCACCTCATTCGCTTTCGGAGACGTCTGA
- a CDS encoding DUF692 domain-containing protein — protein sequence MTTAIAPDMSAVPLRYSAPIGGVAGTSFKPEHLQAILGAKPQRGFFEVHAENYMGAGGPPHRALEAIRRDHPLSLHGVCMSIGGPQPLDKAHLARFRALVARYQPALVSEHLAWSTHETSFFNDLLPLPYTAATLRNVCDHIDQVQDAIRRPLLLENPSTYVAFRESSMSETDFIRTVAERTGCGLLLDINNVFVSATNHGFSALDYLADFPLPRVGEIHLAGHAEQADDEGDLLLIDSHDGPVADAVWKLYEIAVRRRGGVPTLIEWDSKIPDWAVLQAEAAAAQAILDRCRPVGLTGDRHAA from the coding sequence ATGACGACGGCAATCGCGCCTGACATGTCTGCGGTGCCCCTCCGCTATTCCGCGCCCATCGGCGGCGTCGCCGGGACCAGCTTCAAGCCTGAACATCTTCAGGCGATCCTGGGCGCGAAACCACAACGCGGCTTCTTCGAGGTCCACGCCGAGAACTACATGGGCGCAGGCGGACCGCCGCACCGCGCGCTGGAAGCGATCCGCCGCGACCATCCCCTCTCACTGCATGGCGTGTGCATGTCGATCGGCGGACCACAGCCGCTCGACAAGGCGCATCTGGCCCGCTTTCGCGCACTGGTGGCGCGTTACCAGCCCGCGCTGGTATCCGAGCATCTCGCCTGGTCGACGCATGAGACCAGCTTCTTCAACGATCTGTTGCCGCTGCCCTACACCGCGGCAACGCTCCGGAACGTCTGCGATCACATCGATCAGGTACAGGACGCGATCCGCCGCCCGCTGCTGCTGGAAAACCCGTCGACCTACGTCGCCTTTCGCGAATCGTCGATGAGCGAGACCGATTTCATCCGCACTGTTGCCGAGCGGACCGGCTGCGGGCTGCTGCTCGACATCAACAATGTATTCGTATCAGCGACCAATCACGGCTTCTCGGCACTCGACTACCTCGCGGACTTTCCGCTGCCGCGCGTCGGGGAGATCCATCTCGCCGGCCATGCCGAGCAGGCCGACGACGAAGGCGATCTGCTGCTGATCGACAGCCATGACGGCCCGGTCGCGGACGCCGTGTGGAAGCTGTACGAGATCGCCGTCCGGCGCCGCGGCGGCGTGCCGACGCTGATCGAGTGGGACAGCAAGATCCCGGATTGGGCGGTCCTGCAAGCGGAAGCCGCCGCCGCGCAGGCGATCCTCGACCGTTGCCGCCCGGTCGGGCTGACGGGAGATCGTCATGCCGCCTGA
- a CDS encoding DUF2282 domain-containing protein codes for MSAKLAVTTFVLAGAMSTALATLAAAAPLTKAEGDAAVAAKKEKCFGVALKGQNDCAAGPGTTCQGTSTADFQGNAWKFVQGGTCTSIDLPGGKKGSLKPV; via the coding sequence ATGTCTGCCAAACTTGCCGTGACCACGTTCGTTCTCGCCGGCGCCATGTCGACCGCACTGGCGACCCTGGCCGCTGCTGCTCCGCTGACCAAGGCCGAGGGCGACGCGGCCGTCGCCGCCAAGAAGGAAAAATGCTTCGGCGTCGCGCTGAAGGGCCAGAACGATTGCGCGGCCGGACCGGGCACGACCTGCCAGGGCACCTCGACCGCCGACTTCCAGGGCAATGCATGGAAATTCGTCCAGGGCGGCACCTGCACCAGCATCGACCTGCCGGGTGGCAAGAAGGGCTCGCTGAAGCCGGTCTGA
- a CDS encoding adenylate/guanylate cyclase domain-containing protein, whose translation MNVDPGRHLRAIAKLTVSIRLAVSALVLTAILLTAALSSLLWWRTAEAASQQLASTINEQIVAAVRKEVAAIVDEARAAHTAIRTLFLQNVLDTREADKREFVFLSQLQSQATISWVAFGWPDGTFFAAHKLGDRRLEMMEISLTDHAGQRRIDEYEVVPGDIEFANRRFEPTDFRVADRAWFKTGLAAGEPQWFKVMDHPTGERPSIAFAGPIDVYQERQGVLAIVIEYTRLARFLSQLEVGRTGTAFIIDGSGELIAAPDKDADELHAAKGDTTLLPLARMALVKAGEDGRKEAWRSRLTSAGGAYEVALTPLPFPGWSLATVIPEAEFLGPVETTLRRLIIGLGIGAVLAALASAMLARSVIAAPLSRVVGELRHVEAFALEQVRRHPSRLKEIASLSGAIAEMAAGLSAFRKFIPADLVRSLLRQGVEARPGGSMQELSVMFVDIAGFTGLSERLGDRVVPLLSRYLDLASETVVANGGTIDKFIGDAVMAFWGAPQPQADHALRCCRAALGCCRAIAASGLADDLGQPLQIRIGINSGRMLVGNIGSELRLNYTVIGDAVNVASRLEGANKSYGTQILIGEATERLARGAIVTREIDSIAVYGREEGFAVYELIGLAGESGGERLDWIVRYEQGLANYRGRHFAAALADFEAVLNMRGPDRPAELMRDRCRQLVESAPDVAWRPVAALTTK comes from the coding sequence ATGAATGTTGATCCCGGACGGCACCTGCGCGCGATCGCGAAGCTGACGGTCAGCATCCGCCTCGCCGTCTCGGCGCTGGTCCTGACCGCGATCCTTTTGACCGCCGCCCTCTCCAGCCTGTTGTGGTGGCGCACGGCGGAGGCGGCGAGCCAGCAGCTCGCATCGACCATCAACGAGCAGATCGTGGCCGCTGTCCGCAAGGAAGTCGCCGCGATTGTGGACGAGGCGCGTGCGGCCCACACCGCCATTCGAACGCTGTTCTTGCAGAACGTGCTCGACACCCGCGAGGCCGACAAGCGCGAATTCGTGTTCCTGTCGCAACTGCAGTCGCAGGCGACGATCTCCTGGGTCGCCTTTGGCTGGCCCGACGGGACCTTCTTCGCCGCGCACAAGCTCGGCGACCGCCGCCTGGAGATGATGGAGATCTCGCTGACCGATCATGCCGGCCAGCGCCGCATCGACGAATACGAGGTGGTGCCCGGCGATATCGAATTCGCCAATCGCCGTTTCGAGCCGACCGATTTTCGCGTCGCCGATCGCGCCTGGTTCAAGACCGGACTGGCGGCCGGCGAGCCGCAGTGGTTCAAGGTCATGGACCATCCGACCGGCGAGCGGCCATCGATTGCCTTTGCCGGTCCGATCGATGTCTACCAGGAGCGGCAAGGCGTCCTCGCCATCGTCATCGAATACACCAGGCTCGCGCGCTTCCTGTCGCAGCTCGAGGTCGGGCGCACCGGAACGGCTTTCATCATCGACGGTAGCGGCGAGCTGATCGCGGCGCCCGACAAGGACGCCGACGAGCTGCACGCTGCGAAGGGCGATACGACGCTGCTACCGCTGGCGCGGATGGCACTCGTGAAGGCGGGCGAGGATGGCCGGAAGGAAGCCTGGCGAAGTCGGCTGACATCGGCTGGCGGCGCTTACGAAGTGGCGCTCACGCCGCTGCCGTTTCCCGGCTGGTCGCTCGCAACCGTGATCCCCGAGGCCGAGTTCCTCGGTCCGGTCGAGACGACATTGCGCCGCCTGATCATCGGCCTTGGCATCGGCGCCGTGCTCGCAGCGTTGGCCTCGGCGATGCTGGCGCGTTCCGTCATCGCCGCACCGCTGTCGCGCGTCGTCGGCGAGCTCCGCCATGTCGAAGCCTTCGCGCTGGAGCAGGTCCGCCGCCATCCGTCGCGGCTCAAGGAGATCGCGAGCCTGTCCGGCGCGATCGCCGAGATGGCGGCCGGCCTGTCCGCGTTTCGCAAGTTCATCCCGGCCGATCTGGTCCGCTCGCTGTTGCGCCAGGGCGTCGAGGCAAGGCCAGGTGGCAGCATGCAGGAGCTCAGCGTGATGTTCGTCGACATCGCCGGCTTCACCGGGCTGTCCGAGCGGCTGGGCGATCGCGTGGTGCCGTTGTTGTCGCGCTATCTCGACCTCGCCTCCGAGACCGTCGTCGCCAATGGCGGCACCATCGACAAGTTCATCGGCGACGCCGTCATGGCGTTCTGGGGCGCGCCGCAGCCGCAGGCCGACCACGCGCTACGCTGCTGCCGTGCGGCGCTCGGCTGTTGCAGGGCGATCGCGGCCTCGGGCCTTGCCGACGATCTTGGCCAGCCGCTCCAGATCCGGATCGGTATCAATTCCGGCCGCATGCTGGTCGGCAATATCGGTTCCGAGCTGCGCCTGAACTATACCGTGATCGGCGATGCCGTGAACGTCGCGAGCCGCCTCGAGGGCGCCAACAAATCCTACGGCACGCAAATCCTCATTGGCGAAGCGACCGAACGTCTCGCACGCGGCGCCATCGTCACGCGCGAGATCGACAGCATCGCCGTGTATGGACGTGAGGAGGGCTTTGCGGTCTACGAATTGATCGGACTTGCCGGGGAGAGCGGCGGGGAGAGGCTTGATTGGATCGTACGCTATGAACAGGGCCTCGCTAACTACCGCGGGCGCCATTTTGCGGCTGCACTCGCTGATTTCGAAGCCGTGCTGAATATGCGCGGCCCGGATCGCCCTGCTGAACTGATGCGCGACCGCTGCCGGCAGTTGGTTGAGAGCGCGCCTGATGTTGCGTGGCGCCCGGTCGCGGCACTGACGACGAAGTAG